One Panicum virgatum strain AP13 chromosome 9K, P.virgatum_v5, whole genome shotgun sequence genomic region harbors:
- the LOC120646725 gene encoding anaphase-promoting complex subunit 6-like — protein sequence MRDTNFGFPRVPPPSSSPAAAAAAASQPSPKRRRVGEAAEEPPPPPEMREEALERLRGVVRDSIGKHLYASAIFLADKVAASTGDPADVYMLAQALFLGRHFRRALHLLNNSRLLRDLRFRFLAAKCLEELKEWHQCLLMLGDAKVDEHGKVLDQDDGSDIYFDKDAEDHEINIKSAICFLRGKAYEALDNRDLARQWYKAAIKADPLCYEALECLVDNYMLTCEEESELLSSLQFREEDGWLSAFYSCLIMKHEKEYVVEAKFKELERESCSISSSISGETLKNNTDVMACKAEYYHQSGEYQKCWQLTSSLLERDPFHLKGTLVHLAAAMELGHSNDLYLLACNLVKDYPQKAISWFAVGCYYYCIKKYDQARRYFGKATGLDGTFPPAWIGTGIAYAAQEEGDQAMAAFRTAARLFPGCHLPTLYMGMQYVRMHNFKLAEQFFTQAKSICPSDPLIYNELGVVAYNMKEYRKAVQLFELTLDHTSSSLNEMWEPTLVNLGHALRKLKEYQTAVSYYEKALTFPTKSLSAFAGLAYTYHLMDNFEAAINYYHKALWLKPDDQFCTDMLTYALESSCHSTARRSLV from the exons ATGCGGGACACAAATTTCGGTTTCCCTCGCGTgccgcccccttcctcctcccccgcagcagcagcagcagccgcatcCCAGCCGAGCCCCAAGCGCAGGAGAGTAGgggaggccgccgaggagccgccgccgccgccggagatgaGGGAGGAGGCGCTGGAGCGGCTGCGCGGGGTGGTGCGGGACAGCATCGGGAAGCACCTGTATGCGTCGGCCATCTTCCTCGCCGACAAGGTGGCCGCCTCCACGGGGGACCCCGCCGACGTGTACATGCTCGCACAGGCGCTCTTCCTCGGCCGCCACTTCCGTCGCGCGCTCCACCTCCTCAACAATTCCCGCCTGCTCCGCGACCTTCGGTTCCgattcctcgccgccaagtGCCTC GAGGAGTTGAAAGAGTGGCATCAATGTTTGTTGATGCTTGGGGATGCAAAAGTGGATGAACATGGAAAGGTCCTCGATCAGGATGATGGCAGTGACATTTATTTTGATAAGGATGCTGAAGATCATGAAATCAAT ATCAAATCAGCTATATGTTTCTTACGTGGCAAGGCTTATGAAGCACTGGACAACCGTGATCTTGCTCGCCAATG GTACAAGGCTGCCATTAAAGCTGATCCTCTATGTTACGAG gCTCTCGAATGTCTTGTTGATAACTATATGTTGACCTGCGAGGAAG AGTCTGAGTTATTGTCCTCCCTGCAATTCAGAGAGGAAGACGGGTGGCTATCAGCATTTTACTCATGTTTGATTATGAAG CATGAAAAAGAATATGTAGTTGAAGCAAAATTCAAGGAACTTGAACGAGAATCTTGCAGTATTTCGTCCTCGATTTCCGGTGAAACACTGAAAAATAACACTGATGTTATGGCTTGCAAAGCTGAATACTATCACCAGAGTGGGGAGTACCAAAAATGTTGGCAATTGACATCTTC GTTACTTGAAAGGGACCCTTTCCATTTAAAGGGCACGTTAGTTCATTTGGCAGCTGCAATGGAGCTTGGTCATTCCAATGATCTTTATCTTTTGGCGTGCAACTTAGTGAAGGATTATCCTCAAAA GGCTATTTCATGGTTTGCTGTTGGTTGCTATTACTATTGCATTAAGAAATATGATCAAGCTCGGAGATACTTCGG CAAAGCTACAGGGTTAGATGGGACATTTCCTCCTGCCTGGATTGGTACTGGCATTGCTTATGCTGCTCAAGAGGAGGGCGACCAAGCAATGGCTGCTTTTCGGACTGCAGCTCGGTTATTTCCTGG ATGTCATCTGCCAACTTTATATATGGGCATGCAATATGTGCGGATGCACAATTTCAAACTTGCTGAGCAG TTCTTCACGCAAGCAAAATCCATCTGCCCATCTGATCCACTTATATACAATGAGTTGGGGGTTGTAGCTTATAATATGAAAGA GTATCGAAAGGCAGTTCAGTTGTTTGAGTTAACACTGGACCACACTTCATCCTCTCTGAATGAAATGTGGGAACCAACATTGGTGAATCTTGGACATGCACTTCGGAAACTCAA GGAATATCAGACAGCAGTATCATATTACGAGAAGGCACTCACTTTTCCAACCAAAAGCTTGAGCGCATTTGCTGGTCTTGCTTATACTTACCATCTTATG GATAATTTTGAAGCTGCCATAAATTATTACCACAAG GCTCTGTGGTTGAAACCAGACGACCAGTTTTGCACAGACATGCTAACATATGCTCTCGAGTCCAGCTGCCACAGCACTGCTCGTAGAAGCCTAGTTTag
- the LOC120648201 gene encoding uncharacterized protein LOC120648201 gives MPLPAASILNAFLLLSLLAGAAASAAAPAPAGDGEVNTTMLGNAAATSPRDDTEIYICYLCTGRNPLLIRYCPIYWDECHLVCYADASATTATAIPAAAAQPSLGSADASEVGGEECYVMKLYKNGNYTIVNILSCAQIARCLLSCGGGDVSDQKALGASTAVPATTAAIQGSFPPPRVADFQRCGTQVNARPAPPSGAVPAGGARRRR, from the coding sequence ATGCCTCTCCCGGCAGCTTCCATCCTCAAtgccttcctcctcctcagcctcctcgccggcgccgcggcctccgccgccgcgcccgccccggctggcgacggcgaggtgaaCACCACAATGCTCGGCAATGCCGCGGCGACGTCGCCGCGCGACGACACGGAGATATACATCTGCTACCTCTGCACGGGGCGCAACCCGCTGCTGATCAGGTACTGCCCCATCTACTGGGACGAGTGCCACCTCGTCTGCTACGCCGACGcgtccgccaccaccgccaccgccattcccgcggcggccgcgcagcCGTCTTTGGGGTCGGCCGACGCCAGCGAGGTGGGCGGCGAGGAGTGCTACGTCATGAAGCTGTACAAGAACGGCAACTACACCATCGTCAACATCCTGAGCTGCGCCCAGATCGCGAGGTGCCTCCTCTcctgcggcggtggcgacgtctCCGACCAGAAGGCCCTGGGCGCCTCGACCGCGgtgccggcgacgacggcggcgatcCAGGGGAGCTTTCCGCCCCCTCGCGTCGCCGATTTCCAGCGGTGTGGCACGCAGGTTAATGCTCGGCCGGCTCCACCGAGCGGCGCCGTCCCGGCGGGTggtgcgcggcgacggcgctaG
- the LOC120648202 gene encoding transcription factor MYB44-like yields MAMQDDEAAAEAGGVHPVAMKKSAWTKEEDAALREQVRAHGPQNWAAISAALPGRNPKSCRLRWWQHLTPAVDAMRPFTPEEDDKIACLHRLYPNKWATIAGFLPGRSDNAVKNRWNSVLGKHPQPQHQQWALAAPLRRVSDGTLPLFPLASGDVRACGRSARVLRHPPPGDVAGDDLSGACLELFPLAPGDLAGANGTSEEAEMDVDRSDDDPTAAGLRLWPCTRAASMAAFKAMVQAVRAP; encoded by the coding sequence ATGGCGATGCaggacgacgaggcggcggccgaggccggcggcgtccaCCCGGTGGCGATGAAGAAGTCGGCGTGGACcaaggaggaggacgccgcgCTGCGGGAGCAGGTGCGGGCGCACGGCCCGCAGAACTGGGCGGCCATCAGCGCGGCGCTGCCCGGGCGCAACCCCAAGTCGTGCCGCCTGCGCTGGTGGCAGCACCTGACCCCCGCCGTCGACGCCATGCGGCCCTTCACCCCCGAGGAGGACGACAAGATCGCCTGCCTCCACCGCCTCTACCCCAACAAGTGGGCCACTATCGCGGGCTTCCTCCCCGGCCGCTCCGACAACGCCGTCAAGAACCGCTGGAACTCGGTCCTCGGCAAGCACCCGCAGCCGCAGCACCAGCAGTGGGCGCTCgccgccccgctccgccgcgtcTCCGACGGGACGCTCCCGCTGTTCCCTCTCGCGTCGGGGGATGTCAGGGCGTGTGGCCGGAGCGCCCGGGTGCTCCGCCACCCGCCGCCCGGCGACGTCGCGGGGGATGATCTGAGCGGCGCGTGCCTGGAGCTGTTCCCGCTGGCGCCAGGGGACCTCGCCGGGGCCAACGGCACGAGCGAGGAGGCGGAGATGGATGTGGATCGCAGCGACGACGACCCGACGGCCGCCGGGCTGCGGCTCTGGCCGTGCACGAGGGCCGCATCAATGGCGGCCTTCAAGGCGATGGTGCAGGCAGTTCGGGCGCCCTAG
- the LOC120646727 gene encoding glutamate decarboxylase 1-like, whose protein sequence is MVLSKAVSESDMSVHSTFASRYVRSSLPRYRMPENSIPKEAAYQIINDELMLDGNPRLNLASFVTTWMEPECDKLIMAAINKNYVDMDEYPVTTELQNRCVNMIAHLFNAPLGESETAVGVGTVGSSEAIMLAGLAFKRRWQNKRKAEGKPFDKPNIVTGANVQVCWEKFARYFEVELREVKLRDGYYVMDPEKAVEMVDENTICVAAILGSTLNGEFEDVKLLNDLLEVKNAETGWGTPIHVDAASGGFIAPFLYPELEWDFRLPWVKSINVSGHKYGLVYAGIGWCVWRSKEDLPEELIFHINYLGADQPTFTLNFSKGSSQVIAQYYQLIRHGFEGYRNIMENCHENAMLLKRGLERTGRFDIVSKDEGVPLVAFSLKDRSRHDEFEISDMLRRFGWIVPAYTMPPDAQHVTVLRVVIREEFSRTLAERLVLDIEKVMYQLDALPSRLPPPLPPAPLLAKKKSELETQRSVTDAWKKFVLAKKTNGVC, encoded by the exons ATGGTGCTCTCCAAGGCCGTCTCCGAGAGTGACATGTCCGTGCACTCCACGTTCGCGTCCCGCTACGTCCGCTCCTCGCTCCCGAG GTACCGCATGCCGGAGAACTCGATCCCCAAGGAGGCGGCGTACCAGATCATCAACGACgagctgatgctggacgggaaCCCGCGCCTGAACCTGGCGTCCTTCGTCACCACCTGGATGGAGCCCGAGTGCGACAAGCTCATCATGGCCGCCATCAACAAGAACTACGTCGACATGGACGAGTACCCCGTCACCACCGAGCTCCAG AACCGGTGCGTGAACATGATCGCGCATCTCTTCAACGCGCCGCTGGGCGAGTCCGAGACGGCGGTGGGCGTCGGCACGGTGGGCTCGTCGGAGGCCATCATGCTGGCCGGGCTGGCCTTCAAGCGCCGGTGGCAGAACAAGCGCAAGGCCGAGGGCAAGCCCTTCGACAAGCCCAACATCGTCACCGGCGCCAACGTCCAG GTTTGCTGGGAAAAGTTCGCGAGGTACTTCGAGGTGGAGCTCCGGGAGGTGAAGCTGCGCGACGGCTACTACGTGATGGACCCGGAGAAGGCGGTGGAGATGGTGGACGAGAACACCATCTGCGTGGCCGCGATCCTGGGCTCCACGCTCAACGGCGAGTTCGAGGACGTGAAGCTGCTCAACGACCTGCTGGAGGTGAAGAACGCCGAGACCGGGTGGGGGACGCCCATCCACGTGGACGCCGCCAGCGGCGGCTTCATCGCGCCGTTCCTGTACCCGGAGTTGGAGTGGGACTTCCGGCTGCCGTGGGTGAAGAGCATCAACGTCAGCGGCCACAAGTACGGTCTCGTCTACGCCGGCATCGGCTGGTGCGTCTGGCGCAGCAAGGAGGACCTGCCGGAGGAGCTCATCTTCCACATCAACTACCTCGGCGCCGACCAGCCGACCTTCACGCTCAACTTCTCCAAGGGCTCCAGCCAGGTCATCGCCCAGTACTACCAGCTCATCCGCCACGGCTTCGAGGGGTACCGGAACATCATGGAGAACTGCCACGAGAACGCCATGCTGCTCAAGAGGGGCCTCGAGAGGACGGGGCGCTTCGACATCGTGTCCAAGGACGAGGGCGTGCCGCTGGTGGCCTTCTCGCTCAAGGACCGCAGCCGGCACGACGAGTTCGAGATCTCCGACATGCTGCGCCGCTTCGGCTGGATCGTGCCGGCCTACACCATGCCCCCCGACGCGCAGCACGTCACGGTGCTCCGCGTCGTCATCCGGGAGGAGTTCAGCCGCACCCTCGCCGAGCGCCTCGTCCTCGACATCGAAAAGGTGATGTACCAGCTGGACGCGCTGCCGTCCAGGCTCCCGCCCCcgctcccgccggcgccgtTGCTCGCCAAGAAGAAGTCGGAGCTGGAGACGCAGAGGTCGGTGACGGATGCGTGGAAGAAGTTTGTGCTCGCCAAGAAGACCAACGGCGTCTGCTAG